A genomic region of Mugil cephalus isolate CIBA_MC_2020 chromosome 5, CIBA_Mcephalus_1.1, whole genome shotgun sequence contains the following coding sequences:
- the p2ry4 gene encoding P2Y purinoceptor 4: MGATVNVPDAHNQSSVFTSIFNSSCRFDEEFKYILLPVSYSLVFVVGFVLNATALWLFLKMRPWNPSTVFMFHLALSDFLYVCSLPTLIYYYANRSHWPFGLAACKIVRFLFYANLYCSILFLTSISVHRYLGICHPIKAITRVKPYHAHLICGLVWGVVTVCLVPNLIFVTTSRRDNDTLCHDTTNQASFREYVDYSSVVMVLLFGIPFLVIVVCYCLMARTLCQPRQGISATQAANASRRKSIKLIIVVLVVFAVSFVPFHITRTLYYTSRVLELDCEFLNIVNFAYKITRPLASVNSCIDPILYFLAGDHLRSKLMSVLTGKRLVTLSQNHEQAPSQQNSTPLTHTKSGHIAATDRC, from the coding sequence ATGGGAGCAACCGTCAACGTCCCCGATGCACACAACCAGTCATCGGTGTTCACGTCGATCTTCAACTCCAGCTGCCGCTTCGACGAGGAGTTCAAATACATCCTGCTGCCCGTGTCCTACAGTCTGGTGTTTGTGGTCGGCTTCGTACTCAACGCCACGGCTTTATGGCTGTTCCTCAAGATGCGTCCGTGGAACCCCAGCACGGTGTTCATGTTCCACCTCGCCCTGTCCGACTTCCTGTACGTATGCTCCCTGCCCACCCTTATCTACTACTATGCCAACCGCAGCCACTGGCCCTTCGGCCTCGCCGCTTGCAAAATCGTGCGCTTCCTCTTCTACGCCAACCTCTACTGCAGCATCCTCTTCCTCACGTCCATAAGCGTGCATCGCTATCTCGGCATCTGCCACCCCATCAAGGCTATCACCAGGGTGAAGCCTTATCACGCCCACCTCATCTGCGGCCTGGTGTGGGGCGTGGTGACTGTGTGCCTGGTGCCCAACCTCATCTTCGTCACCACCTCCAGGAGAGACAATGACACGCTGTGCCACGACACCACCAATCAGGCGTCCTTCAGGGAGTATGTAGACTACAGCTCTGTTGTCATGGTGCTGCTCTTCGGCATCCCGTTCCTGGTCATCGTGGTGTGCTACTGCCTGATGGCGCGGACTCTTTGCCAGCCCAGACAGGGAATATCGGCCACTCAGGCGGCTAACGCCTCGCGGCGCAAGTCCATCAAGCTCATCATcgtggtgttggtggtgttcgCGGTGAGCTTCGTCCCTTTTCACATCACGCGGACCCTCTACTACACGTCCCGCGTGCTGGAGCTTGACTGTGAATTCCTCAACATTGTGAACTTCGCTTATAAGATCACCAGGCCTCTGGCCAGCGTCAACAGTTGCATCGACCCCATTCTGTATTTCCTGGCCGGGGATCACCTCCGCTCCAAACTGATGTCTGTTTTGACGGGAAAAAGATTGGTCACACTCAGCCAAAACCACGAACAGGCACCGTCGCAGCAGAACAGCACCCCTCTGACTCATACGAAATCAGGCCACATAGCCGCTACAGACAGGTGCTGA
- the inppl1b gene encoding inositol polyphosphate phosphatase-like 1b, which produces MAMASWYHRDISRVHAEDLLARAGRDGSYLVRDSESVPGAYALCLLFQRHVHTYRILPDADGLLAVQTTQGVQVNCFRTLEDLVSGYQHPHKGLVIPLLYPVPRDADTGDESSDDEKPPPAPASVSTVPFTGPTKPAPHALFLDKLQELNTSNTAGEVIGLLNDYLFSELPLDIENVHKGATNMCRLKRTLGAACQGLNSEIDLTLSSLETLAKVFDHPTCSLAPSKAQGPEMEIDNLLCKITALVSLLSSLEKKVLKALQDAVTNHNLAAQPSPPTTEPTPASVTPVKHTSRQLPVHSFQVKMLRYGRQTVSVDVDTGVVLFDKKSGSFSIERVSYERILQIVKFHGSPAKVRMVVDSHHNAPREMTFESARKCDSFCQLLQLMKTRHSKRSEPDVISVFVGTWNMGGSPPPRSLQSWVTCCGLGHTPDESIALLPHDIYAVGTQENPQGEKEWTEHIKATLRSYTRIDFKQVAVQSLWNMRLAVFVKPELESRISLVNTASVKTGLGNTLGNKGAVGVSFHFNGTSFGFVNCHLTSGSEKVLRRNQNFLDILRLLSLGDKQLGAFDISLRFTHLFWCGDLNYRLDLDVQDILKHVSKREFEELMCADQLTRERHKRKAFLNFKEEKIAFPPTYRYERGSRDCYLWEKYKSSGVRVNVPSWCDRILWRSYPETHILCTAYGCTDDIFTSDHSPVFATFQVGVTSRFSSKTDSNSGMEKAWIELEGIEAIVKTASKAKFFIEFSSSCLEETRRSSENDSQSCDVPGFLKLGWSYKQLPKLLPVMSDMEYLKDQHLLLSVKSCDGFESYGECCVALHALTGASEQFETFLSHRGEEMGSIRGRVRIHVPKDRRGTREKVYEWFCYEKDDKVLTRAHMSAMTRIPVTRSSAVPLKLTPSSYTNPAYFIFEGVSVPRKVEEALPPRRVPQVIWSGTEALQLPKVSGRQGFDRRPTRRSDFTEIEIPAILPQYTSTNELHTPQSNSSYQLFPAKSQSPIPPPSSNAISQYQEQTSQLREKYHSRSVVQDSIQPEGNVRNLYMNHSEIIKEKARWDQHQLLLERNSRVKASKAPTSALPYTPSHSRHCQSSASWLVELQPPGPTGDNSLTALQIAKSLSEVDFFPAEQQGPSLHNQRPNYRNGPSMHGDRGYGREKEVSVLQGAPETVRELLSALGLQKYTLGLSLNGWDDLDYFSGITEADLCAAGVTNPSHRRRILENLPRNWN; this is translated from the exons ATGGCTATGGCATCATGGTACCATCGTGACATCAGCCGTGTGCATGCAGAGGACCTGCTGGCACGGGCAGGGAGGGATGGCAGCTACCTAGTGAGAGACAGTGAGTCTGTGCCGGGAGCCTATGCATTGTGCCTACT GTTCCAACGTCATGTTCACACCTATCGTATTCTCCCTGATGCAGATGGTCTTCTGGCAGTCCAG ACAACACAAGGGGTGCAGGTGAATTGTTTCCGGACGCTGGAGGACTTAGTGTCGGGGTACCAGCATCCGCACAAAGGCCTGGTCATTCCTCTGCTCTACCCTGTTCCCCGAGATGCAGACACCGGGGATGAGAGCTCAG ATGATGAGaaacctcctcctgctccagcctCTGTCAGCACTGTGCCATTCACAGGACCCACAAAACCAGCCCCTCATGCCCTGTTCCTGGATAAGCTGCAAGAGCTGAACACATCAAA CACTGCAGGTGAGGTGATCGGCCTGCTCAATGACTACCTCTTCAGCGAGCTGCCTCTCGACATTGAGAATGTGCATAAAGGGGCAACAAACATGTGCCGCCTCAAGCGAACTCTGGGTGCTGCCTGCCAAGGGCTAAACAG TGAGATTGACTTGACCCTTTCAAGTTTGGAAACCCTGGCCAAAGTCTTCGACCATCCTACCTGCTCTCTGGCACCCTCTAAGGCACAG GGTCCAGAGATGGAGATAGACAACTTGTTGTGTAAGATCACAGCTTTGGTCagtcttctctcttctttggagaAAAAG GTACTGAAAGCATTGCAAGATGCCGTGACCAATCACAATCTGGCAGCGCAGCCTAGCCCACCAACCACTGAACCAACACCCGCCAGCGTAACACCTGTAAAGCACACCTCCAGACAGCTGCCTGTTCACTCCTTTCAG GTGAAGATGTTGAGGTACGGCAGACAAACCGTTTCGGTGGATGTGGATACAGGAGTGGTGCTTTTTGACAAGAAATCTGGTTCATTTAGCATAGAGAGGGTCTCATATGAGAGAA TTCTTCAGATTGTCAAGTTCCATGGTAGTCCAGCCAAAGTACGCATGGTGGTCGACAGCCACCATAACGCGCCGCGCGAGATGACGTTTGAGAGTGCACGG AAATGCGACTCCTTCTGCCAACTCCTCCAGCTGATGAAAACCAGGCACTCGAAGCGGAGTGAACCTGATGTGATCTCTGTTTTTGTTGGCACCTGGAACATGG GTGGTTCCCCGCCACCTCGAAGCCTGCAGTCGTGGGTGACGTGCTGCGGTTTGGGACACACCCCTGATGAGTCGATCGCCTTGCTCCCTCACGACATCTACGCCGTGGGGACTCAGGAAAACCCTCAGGGGGAGAAAGAGTGGACGGAACATATCAAAGCAACCCTGCGCAGCTATACTCGTATTGACTTCAAACAA GTGGCAGTGCAGTCCCTGTGGAATATGAGGCTGGCAGTGTTTGTCAAGCCAGAGCTTGAGAGTCGCATCAGCCTTGTGAACACAGCCAGCGTGAAGACTGGCTTGGGGAATACGTTGG GAAACAAGGGGGCGGTTGGAGTGTCCTTCCACTTCAATGGAACATCATTTGGTTTTGTTAATTGCCACCTGACGTCTGGAAGTGAGAAAGTCCTGAG gaggaaccagaacttTTTGGACATCCTCAGGCTGCTTTCTCTGGGCGACAAACAGCTCGGCGCCTTTGACATCAGCCTGCGTTTCACCCATCTGTTCTGGTGTGGAGACCTCAACTACAGGCTTGACTTGGACGTACAG GATATCCTGAAACATGTATCCAAGAGGGAATTCGAGGAGCTCATGTGTGCAGACCAGCTGACCCGAGAAAGACACAAACGAAAGGCCTTTCTCAATTTCA AGGAAGAGAAGATTGCTTTTCCACCCACCTACCGTTATGAACGGGGCTCCAGAGACTGCTACCTCTGGGAAAAGTACAAGTCTTCAGGG GTGCGAGTCAATGTTCCATCATGGTGTGATAGGATTCTGTGGAGGTCCTACCCAGAGACACACATACTCTGCACTGCATATG GATGCACTGATGACATCTTCACAAGTGACCACTCGCCTGTTTTCGCCACCTTCCAAGTAGGAGTGACGTCGCGGTTCAGCTCCAAAACAG ATTCAAATTCCGGCATGGAGAAGGCCTGGATTGAGCTCGAAGGCATCGAGGCCATTGTGAAGACAGCAAGCAAAGCAAAGTTCTTCATTGAATTCTCTTCGTCGTGCCTTGAAG AGACACGACGCTCGAGCGAGAATGACTCACAGAGCTGTGATGTTCCTGGATTTCTCAAACTGGGCTGGTCCTACAAACAGCTGCCAAAG CTCCTTCCAGTTATGTCTGACATGGAGTATCTTAAGGACCAGCACCTGCTGTTGTCTGTGAAGTCATGCGATGGCTTTGAGTCATACG GTGAATGCTGCGTGGCTCTGCACGCACTCACTGGTGCATCAGAACAATTTGAGACATTTTTGAGTCACCGAGGTGAGGAGATGGGCTCTATACGTGGACGGGTCAGAATCCATGTACCTAAAGACAGGCGGGGAACAAGGGAGAAAGTCTATG AGTGGTTCTGCTATGAGAAAGATGATAAAGTTCTCACAAGGGCTCACATGTCTGCAATGACACGGATCCCAGTAACCAG GTCCTCTGCAGTCCCTCTCAAACTAACACCGAGCAGCTACACCAACCCAGCCTACTTCATCTTTGAAGGTGTGTCAGTGCCGCGCAAGGTGGAGGAGGCTCTCCCCCCGAGAAGAGTCCCCCAAGTAATCTGGTCTGGGACTGAGGCCTTGCAGCTTCCTAAAGTCTCAGGGCGTCAGGGGTTTGACCGGAGACCCACCCGAAGATCGGACTTCACAGAGATTGAAATTCCAGCCATCTTGCCTCAGTACACTTCAACAAATGAGCTCCATACACCGCAAAGCAACTCCTCCTATCAGCTTTTCCCTGCCAAAAGCCAGTCTCCCATACCCCCGCCCTCAAGTAACGCCATCTCACAGTACCAGGAACAGACCTCACAACTCAGAGAAAAGTACCACAGTAGAAGTGTTGTCCAGGACTCCATACAGCCTGAAGGTAATGTGAGGAACTTGTATATGAACCACTCAGAAATCATCAAGGAAAAAGCCCGATGGGATCAACACCAGCTGCTTCTAGAAAGGAACAGTCGTGTCAAAGCATCCAAAGCGCCAACGTCGGCTTTACCGTACACCCCTTCTCACTCGAGACACTGTCAGTCCTCTGCTTCCTGGTTGGTGGAGCTGCAGCCCCCTGGACCTACGGGGGACAACTCACTCACTGCTTTGCAAATTGCCAAATCCCTCAGCGAAGTTGACTTCTTCCCCGCAGAGCAGCAGGGCCCATCCCTACACAACCAGAGGCCAAATTACAGAAACGGTCCCTCCATGCATGGAGATAGAGGCTACGGCAGGGAGAAAGAG GTGTCTGTCCTCCAAGGTGCACCAGAAACTGTACGGGAGCTTCTTAGCGCTCTGGGTCTTCAGAAATACACCCTGGGACTTAGCCTCAATGGCTGGGATGATCTGGACTACTTCAG TGGCATCACTGAGGCAGATCTGTGTGCTGCCGGAGTGACAAACCCTTCCCATCGACGCAGGATCCTTGAAAACCTGCCCAGGAATTGGAACTGA